In Hippoglossus hippoglossus isolate fHipHip1 chromosome 24, fHipHip1.pri, whole genome shotgun sequence, a single genomic region encodes these proteins:
- the fam49a gene encoding protein FAM49A isoform X2: MGNLLKVLTREIENYPHFFLDFENAQPTEGERDVWNQVNSVLQDSENILVGLQSYKGAGQEIRDAIQNPNDFMLQERAWNSVCPLVIKLKRFYSFSIRLEEGLQSLLESLTCSPFTPTQHLEREQALAKQFAEILHFTLRFDELKMRIPAIQNDFSYYRRTISRNRINNMNLDIESEVNNEMANRMSLFYAEATPMLKTLSNATTNFVTENKTLPLENTTDCLSTMASICKVMLETPEYSSRFSSEETLLFCMRVMVGVIILYDHVHPNGAFNKSSKIDMKGCIKVLKDQPADNVEGLLNALKFTTKHLNDESTPKNIRTMLQ, translated from the exons ATGGGTAACCTGCTTAAAGTCCTAACAAGGGAAATAGAGAACTATCCACACTTTTTCCTGGACTTTGAAA atgCACAGCCGACAGAAGGAGAGCGAGACGTGTGGAACCAGGTGAACTCAGTCCTCCAGGACTCGGAGAACATCCTGGTGGGTCTGCAGTCGTATAAAGGAGCCGGCCAGGAGATCAGAGAT gCAATTCAAAACCCTAACGACTTCATGCTGCAGGAGCGAGCGTGGAACTCTGTCTGCCCGCTGGTCATCAAACTCAAGAGGTTCTACAGTTTCTCTATTAGATTAG AGGAGGGCTTGCAGAGTCTTTTGGAGTCGCTGACGTGTTCGCCCTTCACACCCACTCAGCACCTGGAGAGGGAGCAGGCCTTGGCCAAACAGTTTGCGGAGATCCTCCATTTCACTCTGCGCTTCGATGAGCTCAAG ATGAGAATTCCTGCCATCCAGAACGACTTCAGCTACTACAGAAGAACAATCAGTCgaaacagaataaacaacatGAAT TTGGACATTGAGAGTGAAGTGAACAACGAGATGGCCAACAGGATGTCTCTGTTTTACGCTGAGGCCACGCCCATGCTGAAAACACTCAGCAACGCAACCACAAACTTTGTGACAGAG AACAAGACTCTTCCACTGGAGAATACGACAGACTGTCTCAGCACCATGGCCAGCATCTGTAAAGTCATGCTGGAGACACC aGAATATTCGAGTCGTTTTAGCAGCGAAGAAACGCTCTTGTTTTGCATGAGGGTCATGGTCGGGGTCATTATTCTTTATGACCATGTCCACCCCAACGGTGCCTTCAACAAGTCCTCCAAGATAGac ATGAAAGGCTGCATAAAGGTCCTGAAGGACCAGCCAGCAGACAACGTAGAAGGCCTCCTGAACGCCCTCAA ATTCACCACAAAACACCTGAATGACGAGTCCACGCCGAAGAACATCCGGACGATGCTCCAGTaa
- the fam49a gene encoding protein FAM49A isoform X1, translated as MGNLLKVLTCTELEQGPNFFLDFENAQPTEGERDVWNQVNSVLQDSENILVGLQSYKGAGQEIRDAIQNPNDFMLQERAWNSVCPLVIKLKRFYSFSIRLEEGLQSLLESLTCSPFTPTQHLEREQALAKQFAEILHFTLRFDELKMRIPAIQNDFSYYRRTISRNRINNMNLDIESEVNNEMANRMSLFYAEATPMLKTLSNATTNFVTENKTLPLENTTDCLSTMASICKVMLETPEYSSRFSSEETLLFCMRVMVGVIILYDHVHPNGAFNKSSKIDMKGCIKVLKDQPADNVEGLLNALKFTTKHLNDESTPKNIRTMLQ; from the exons ATGGGGAATCTGTTAAAAGTGCTCACTTGCACAGAGCTTGAACAGGGGCCAAACTTTTTCCTTGACTTTGAAA atgCACAGCCGACAGAAGGAGAGCGAGACGTGTGGAACCAGGTGAACTCAGTCCTCCAGGACTCGGAGAACATCCTGGTGGGTCTGCAGTCGTATAAAGGAGCCGGCCAGGAGATCAGAGAT gCAATTCAAAACCCTAACGACTTCATGCTGCAGGAGCGAGCGTGGAACTCTGTCTGCCCGCTGGTCATCAAACTCAAGAGGTTCTACAGTTTCTCTATTAGATTAG AGGAGGGCTTGCAGAGTCTTTTGGAGTCGCTGACGTGTTCGCCCTTCACACCCACTCAGCACCTGGAGAGGGAGCAGGCCTTGGCCAAACAGTTTGCGGAGATCCTCCATTTCACTCTGCGCTTCGATGAGCTCAAG ATGAGAATTCCTGCCATCCAGAACGACTTCAGCTACTACAGAAGAACAATCAGTCgaaacagaataaacaacatGAAT TTGGACATTGAGAGTGAAGTGAACAACGAGATGGCCAACAGGATGTCTCTGTTTTACGCTGAGGCCACGCCCATGCTGAAAACACTCAGCAACGCAACCACAAACTTTGTGACAGAG AACAAGACTCTTCCACTGGAGAATACGACAGACTGTCTCAGCACCATGGCCAGCATCTGTAAAGTCATGCTGGAGACACC aGAATATTCGAGTCGTTTTAGCAGCGAAGAAACGCTCTTGTTTTGCATGAGGGTCATGGTCGGGGTCATTATTCTTTATGACCATGTCCACCCCAACGGTGCCTTCAACAAGTCCTCCAAGATAGac ATGAAAGGCTGCATAAAGGTCCTGAAGGACCAGCCAGCAGACAACGTAGAAGGCCTCCTGAACGCCCTCAA ATTCACCACAAAACACCTGAATGACGAGTCCACGCCGAAGAACATCCGGACGATGCTCCAGTaa